Proteins from a single region of Drosophila biarmipes strain raj3 chromosome 3R, RU_DBia_V1.1, whole genome shotgun sequence:
- the LOC108026439 gene encoding fatty-acid amide hydrolase 2: MSFWSHVLDALLALVHILSDRLLEFVLGWYLGDHKRVPGPPSLEQQSLLTKSAVELAQQIRERKLRSYDIVKAYCERIESVNRDLNAVVDGPFPEALDQAREIDRKLAKKEYSDEDFRRQPFLGVPFSTKDSTAVAGKLHTLGLLSRKSERSTEDAECVRLMKESGAIIIATTNVPEVNKWIESRNMLIGGTNNPYDLRRSVGGSSGGEAALIAACCTGFGLGTDIGGSIRIPAFNCGVFGHKPTSGAVNMAGCTFRTGKEKETMVCAGPMSRSARDLLPLMQVLMEPSLKAKLKLDEKVDLKRLRYFYVASNGMAQCNPINRETERVMYKIRKHFEGLCGRDVQHANIPNTKLTGKMWRYWMTQEPANFNRLLGNGAELNPFVELFKKILGQSDYSMAAIYGLLDGVLPAEKEKLMREATAKCRKSVQDLLGDDGVLFFHSSPRTAPFHFYPLIKFNDFAYFSLFNVLHLPATQVPMGLDTKGLPLGIQVVANPNNDRLCLAVAEELERTFGGWVPPFALKQ, encoded by the coding sequence ATGTCGTTTTGGAGCCACGTACTGGATGCCCTGCTGGCACTGGTCCACATTCTCAGCGACCGCCTGCTGGAGTTCGTTTTGGGATGGTATCTGGGTGACCACAAGCGGGTTCCGGGTCCGCCCAGCTTGGAGCAGCAGTCGCTGCTGACCAAAAGCGCCGTGGAGTTGGCCCAACAGATACGGGAGCGTAAGCTGCGGAGTTACGACATCGTGAAGGCCTATTGCGAACGCATCGAGAGTGTTAACCGGGATCTGAACGCCGTGGTGGACGGTCCCTTTCCGGAGGCCTTGGATCAGGCGCGCGAAATCGACCGGAAGTTGGCCAAAAAGGAGTACAGCGATGAGGACTTCCGGCGTCAGCCCTTCCTGGGAGTACCCTTCTCCACCAAGGACAGTACCGCGGTGGCCGGCAAGCTGCATACTCTGGGTCTGCTATCCCGGAAATCGGAACGTTCGACCGAGGACGCCGAGTGCGTTCGCCTTATGAAGGAAAGTGGTGCCATCATCATTGCCACCACCAATGTTCCGGAGGTCAACAAGTGGATCGAGTCGAGGAACATGCTGATTGGTGGAACCAACAATCCCTATGATCTACGACGCTCTGTGGGTGGTTCTTCGGGTGGAGAAGCCGCTCTGATCGCCGCCTGCTGTACGGGCTTTGGCCTGGGAACTGATATCGGTGGTTCCATACGCATACCCGCCTTCAATTGCGGTGTCTTCGGGCACAAGCCCACCTCCGGAGCAGTGAATATGGCTGGTTGCACCTTTAGAACCGGCAAGGAAAAGGAGACTATGGTGTGTGCCGGTCCGATGAGTCGTTCCGCCCGGGATTTACTGCCCCTGATGCAGGTTCTTATGGAACCCTCGCTCAAGGCCAAGCTAAAACTGGATGAGAAGGTGGATCTCAAGCGTTTGCGCTATTTCTATGTGGCCTCCAACGGCATGGCTCAGTGCAATCCTATAAACCGGGAAACCGAAAGAGTGATGTACAAGATACGTAAGCATTTCGAGGGCCTGTGCGGCAGGGATGTGCAACATGCCAACATACCCAACACCAAGTTGACCGGCAAGATGTGGCGCTACTGGATGACCCAGGAGCCGGCCAACTTTAATCGCTTGCTGGGGAACGGCGCCGAACTCAATCCGTTTGTGGAGCTCTTCAAGAAGATCCTGGGACAGAGTGACTACAGCATGGCCGCCATTTACGGGCTGCTCGATGGTGTGCTGCCAGCGGAGAAGGAAAAGCTGATGCGGGAGGCCACGGCAAAGTGCAGGAAGTCGGTGCAGGATTTGCTCGGCGATGATGGGGTTCTGTTCTTCCACAGCTCTCCGAGGACGGCGCCCTTTCACTTCTATCCGCTGATCAAGTTCAATGACTTCGCCTACTTCAGCCTGTTCAACGTGCTCCATCTGCCGGCCACCCAGGTGCCCATGGGGCTCGACACGAAGGGCTTGCCCCTGGGCATCCAGGTGGTGGCCAATCCGAACAACGATCGTCTTTGTCTGGCGGTCGCCGAGGAACTGGAGCGGACCTTTGGCGGCTGGGTGCCACCATTTGCCCTGAAACAATAG
- the LOC108026268 gene encoding dihydroxyacetone phosphate acyltransferase translates to MLPVKVKRSAMQRNPVAVTVGGGGSTDASDQEERKSLASAAEYMRNFKNIIAPGNEASMTREFNPQVAYEFEKYLNPQKLKQHVLKSEKLRSVLEHYAKESGQPVKQLERQAKAIIDEIGLERNMAIIRWCGIAITAIGKRICDGFYVNSASMANVRKDMGKCPVLYLPSHRSYMDFILMSYICYYYDIEIPGIAAGMDFHSMFGMGTMLRKTGAFFMRRSFSNDELYWDIFREYMYALVAHYHIGVEFFIEGTRSRNFKALVPKIGLLSMALLPYFTGEVPDVMIVPVSVAYERVLEEQLFVYELLGVPKPKESTKGFFKALKIIDERFGKMFLDFGEPISVKEFFGHDSGQRMQRAGVGGHLQKLNRQEVELVKQLANEIIYQQQRRIVITTFNLLTLYYASQLYAQKSVNIDELARGVLHLKRIFEQLGAHVSTTPGSIKADIIDAVEIHSNILHFATARLQFTPMAAKQLAEQIDVKRLKAHALCPQTMAVAVPMLALQLYINPCMFWLARPAYLLLAALKEQRNQEKSTADISYDASLSALHAHVTTMDALFQHEFIIESNREAAEFETHLQLLLDERVVEVEQSGRIRVQDNECSHVILAALAPFLCLYYQLVVTLRKIPLEFEFSNKDLLVRVQQHVEQLLQQPGGPPSHVHPYCLALDNLNIAIYALIQRGYILKCKDSGQMKIAGSPGKCLRELENQLLEYCQLMPFAQYSTAANQQAQFHIAKL, encoded by the exons ATGCTACCTGTAAAA GTGAAACGCAGCGCGATGCAGAGGAATCCAGTCGCGGTGACagtcggaggaggaggatccaCTGATGCCAGTGACCAGGAGGAGCGCAAGTCACTGGCCAGTGCCGCCGAATACATGAGGAACTTCAAGAACATAATAGCACCGGGCAATGAGGCCTCCATGACCAGGGAGTTCAATCCGCAGGTGGCCTACGAATTCGAAAAGTATCTCAATCCGCAGAAACTCAAGCAGCACGTCCTCAAGAGCGAGAAGCTGCGATCCGTGCTGGAGCACTATGCCAAGGAATCGGGCCAGCCGGTGAAGCAGCTGGAGCGGCAGGCCAAGGCGATCATCGATGAGATCGGTCTGGAGCGGAACATGGCCATCATCCGGTGGTGCGGCATAGCCATCACGGCGATAGGCAAGAGGATCTGCGATGGCTTCTACGTCAATTCGGCCAGCATGGCCAACGTGCGCAAGGATATGGGCAAGTGCCCGGTGCTCTATCTGCCCAGTCACCGCAGCTACATGGACTTCATCCTCATGTCGTACATCTGCTACTACTACGACATCGAGATTCCTGGAATAGCAGCCGGAATGG ATTTCCACTCAATGTTTGGAATGGGCACAATGCTGCGAAAGACTGGAGCCTTCTTCATGCGCCGCAGCTTCTCCAACGACGAGCTGTACTGGGACATTTTCCGGGAGTACATGTACGCTCTGGTGGCCCATTACCACATTGGCGTGGAGTTCTTCATTGAGGGCACGCGCTCCAGGAACTTCAAGGCCCTGGTGCCCAAAATCGGACTCCTTTCGATGGCCCTGCTGCCATATTTCACTGGCGAGGTCCCGGATGTGATGATCGTCCCGGTTAGTGTGGCCTACGAGCGTGTCCTGGAGGAGCAACTGTTCGTCTATGAGCTGCTGGGCGTGCCCAAGCCCAAGGAGTCCACGAAGGGTTTCTTCAAGGCCCTGAAAATCATCGACGAGCGCTTCGGCAAGATGTTCCTGGACTTTGGTGAACCCATCTCTGTCAAGGAGTTCTTCGGACACGACAGTGGCCAGCGGATGCAGCGAGCGGGTGTGGGAGGTCACCTGCAGAAGCTGAACCGCCAGGAAGTGGAACTGGTCAAGCAGCTGGCCAACGAGATTATCTACCAACAGCAGCGCCGCATTGTGATCACCACCTTCAATCTGCTGACTCTATACTACGCCAGTCAATTGTACGCCCAAAAGAGTGTGAATATCGACGAGCTAGCTCGAGGAGTACTGCATCTCAAGCGGATCTTCGAGCAGCTGGGAGCCCATGTCAGCACTACTCCTGGAAGCATTAAGGCGGACATCATAGATGCCGTGGAGAttcattcaaatattttgcaCTTTGCCACTGCTCGGCTGCAATTCACACCCATGGCAGCCAAGCAATTGGCTGAACAGATCGATGTCAAACGCTTGAAGGCTCATGCCCTCTGTCCACAAACCATGGCGGTGGCCGTGCCCATGCTGGCCCTGCAGCTCTACATAAATCCCTGCATGTTCTGGCTGGCCAGACCCGCCTATCTGCTGCTGGCCGCGCTCAAGGAGCAGAGGAACCAGGAGAAGTCAACGGCGGACATCTCGTACGATGCCAGTTTGAGTGCACTGCATGCGCATGTGACCACCATGGATGCCCTGTTCCAGCACGAGTTCATCATCGAATCGAACCGCGAGGCAGCCGAGTTTGAGACACACCTGCAGCTGCTCCTGGACGAGCGGGTGGTGGAGGTGGAGCAGAGCGGACGCATCAGGGTGCAGGATAATGAGTGCTCGCATGTCATACTGGCCGCCCTGGCGCCGTTCCTGTGCCTCTACTACCAGCTGGTGGTCACCTTAAGAAAG ATCCCGCTGGAGTTCGAGTTCAGTAACAAGGACCTTCTTGTGCGCGTGCAGCAGCATGTGGAGCAGCTGCTCCAGCAACCCGGTGGCCCTCCCTCCCATGTGCATCCATATTGTCTGGCGTTGGACAACCTCAACATAGCCATATACGCTTTGATCCAGAGGGGTTACATTCTGAAGTGTAAGGACTCGGGGCAGATGAAGATCGCCGGATCACCAGGAAAGTGCCTGAGGGAACTGGAAAACCAGCTCCTCGAGTACTGCCAACTAATGCCATTCGCTCAATACTCGACGGCGGCCAACCAGCAGGCCCAGTTCCACATAGCCAAGTTATAA
- the LOC108026269 gene encoding putative GTP-binding protein 6: protein MSALRIFGRLARSLPLRPVVGIPLRLKYTQHQGVKGIRNRKSFFEAQMQAAGQDNEDLEMEERAPSGDLADMRFLDDRAYDEVAGGAMRITRDIASSQQVLILQPYVKWAAKRQSTPIDVRPEDQLAEASALIHSLPNWQVARALKVPLESLEKKTLFGSGKLVELKELVAELRQERQLTCLFVSKGTLSFAQKRFLEAEFWLPVMDRYSVLIQILRLHATSAEAKLQVAMAELPYIWAQAKDASVTQTRRQGYALTDLQKEILRTRERKLRAELERVRRQRQLLRQKRKQQNYPIVAVVGYTNAGKTSLIKALTVEDALQPRNQLFATLDVTAHAGCLPCNLQVIYMDTVGFMSDLPTGLFECFVATLEDAMLADVIVHVQDLSHPCHAAQRSHVEATLRSLAFNVAGGDSTASQLPPIINVYNKCDLVTSGTPSSSDAVHHISARAQTGLEPLLDDIEQQILTATGRRKLQMRVPSGGPEMAWLYKNAAVVKTTADEENPERLMMHVVISQRTLDQFKREFCR from the exons ATGTCTGCTCTGCGGATATTCGGCCGCTTGGCCAGGAGTCTTCCACTCCGTCCGGTTGTGGGTATTCCCCTACGCCTTAAGTACACACAACACCAAGGAGTCAAGGGCATTCGGAACAGAAAGAGCTTCTTCGAGGCCCAGATGCAGGCTGCAGGTCAGGATAATGAGGATTTGGAGATGGAGGAGCGGGCGCCTAGTGGCGATCTGGCAGACATGCGGTTCCTAGACGATCG GGCCTACGACGAGGTGGCAGGAGGAGCGATGCGCATCACCCGCGACATAGCCAGCTCCCAGCAAGTGCTGATCCTCCAGCCGTATGTAAAGTGGGCCGCCAAGCGGCAGAGCACACCCATCGATGTCCGGCCAGAAGATCAGCTGGCGGAGGCCTCTGCTCTGATCCACTCCCTGCCCAACTGGCAGGTGGCCAGGGCTCTCAAAGTTCCCCTCGAAAGCCTCGAGAAGAAGACCCTCTTTGGCAGCGGCAAGCTGGTGGAGCTCAAGGAGCTGGTCGCTGAATTGAGGCAGGAAAGGCAACTCACCTGCCTGTTTGTCAGCAAGGGCACGCTCTCCTTTGCCCAGAAACGCTTCTTGGAGGCGGAGTTCTGGCTGCCCGTGATGGATCGCTACTCAGTGCTGATACAGATACTGAGGCTGCATGCCACTAGCGCTGAAGCAAAGCTACAG GTCGCCATGGCTGAGTTGCCGTACATCTGGGCCCAGGCCAAGGATGCCAGTGTCACCCAGACGCGTCGACAGGGCTACGCCTTGACAGACTTGCAGAAGGAGATTCTCCGCACCAGAGAGCGCAAATTGCGTGCGGAACTGGAGCGGGTTCGGCGGCAAAGGCAGTTGCTCCGTCAGAAGCGAAAGCAGCAAAACTATCCCATTGTGGCCGTGGTAGGTTACACGAACGCTGGCAAGACCTCCCTGATCAAGGCTCTCACCGTGGAGGATGCCCTGCAGCCGAGGAATCAGTTGTTTGCCACTCTCGATGTGACTGCCCATGCGGGTTGTTTGCCCTGCAACCTGCAGGTGATCTACATGGACACCGTGGGCTTCATGTCTGATTTGCCCACAGGTCTGTTCGAGTGCTTTGTGGCCACCTTGGAGGATGCCATGCTGGCGGATGTAATTGTGCACGTCCAGGACCTCTCGCATCCATGCCATGCCGCCCAACGCAGTCATGTGGAGGCCACCCTGCGTTCCCTGGCCTTCAATGTGGCTGGTGGAGATTCCACTGCCAGCCAATTGCCGCCCATCATCAATGTGTACAACAAATGTGATTTGGTAACCTCCGGAACGCCGTCTTCCTCAGATGCCGTGCACCATATCTCAGCGCGAGCACAAACTGGATTGGAACCCCTGCTAGATGACATTGAACAGCAGATACTGACTGCCACCGGGCGAAGGAAGCTTCAAATGAGGGTGCCCAGCGGTGGACCCGAAATGGCTTGGCTGTATAAAAACGCAGCCGTGGTGAAAACTACAGCGGATGAGGAAAATCCCGAGCGGTTGATGATGCACGTGGTCATTAGCCAACGAACCCTGGACCAATTCAAACGAGAGTTTTGTCGCTGA
- the LOC108026270 gene encoding transmembrane protein 141, translating into MNDIKRLKDQQREKHPGFDGYIDCMTRSLFTGLATFCLSFSGTYFAQKIIQSRIRYPVKYNILVSSLVATGVSYQTTSTRTKSCQAAWMAFEDKHSVLKEKTF; encoded by the exons ATGAACGATATCAAGCGATTGAAGGACCAGCAGCGCGAGAAGCACCCAGGATTCGATGGTTACATCGACTGCATGACCCGCTCCCTCTTCACAGGACTTGCCACGTTTTGTTTGA GTTTTTCCGGCACCTATTTTGCACAAAAGATTATACAATCCCGCATTCGCTATCCGGTTAAGTACAATATACTGGTTTCCTCGCTGGTGGCCACCGGAGTGTCCTACCAGACGACCTCGACGCGCACGAAATCCTGTCAAGCGGCGTGGATGGCCTTTGAGGACAAGCATTCAGTGCTGAAGGAGAAAACCTTTTAG